Proteins encoded within one genomic window of Lactococcus garvieae:
- a CDS encoding response regulator transcription factor — MIKILLVEDDLSLSKSVYDFLKSFAEVKQVFDGEEGLYEAEMGIYDLILLDLMLPEKNGFEVLKELRDQNVDTPVLIMTAKESLDDKMHGFDIGADDYLTKPFYLDELKARIQALLKRTGKLEDANGLTYGNVRLNLTNKSAFVNDEPVELIGKEFDLVVYLMQNQNVILPKEQIFDRIWGFDSDTTVTVVEVYMSKIRKKLKDTDFAQNLATLRNVGYILR; from the coding sequence ATGATTAAAATATTATTAGTTGAAGATGACCTCTCTTTGTCAAAGTCAGTCTACGATTTCTTAAAATCTTTTGCGGAAGTAAAGCAAGTATTTGATGGAGAAGAAGGACTTTATGAAGCAGAGATGGGGATTTATGATTTAATCCTCTTGGATTTGATGTTGCCTGAGAAAAATGGTTTCGAAGTGCTGAAGGAACTGCGTGATCAAAATGTTGATACACCTGTATTGATCATGACCGCTAAAGAGTCTTTAGATGATAAGATGCATGGTTTCGATATCGGGGCAGATGATTACTTGACCAAACCTTTCTATCTTGATGAATTAAAAGCACGTATTCAAGCCCTTTTGAAGCGTACAGGTAAACTTGAAGATGCTAACGGACTTACATATGGTAATGTTCGTTTGAACTTGACCAACAAATCAGCCTTTGTCAATGATGAACCTGTGGAATTAATCGGTAAGGAATTTGATTTGGTTGTTTATTTGATGCAAAACCAAAATGTTATCTTGCCTAAAGAACAGATTTTTGATCGTATCTGGGGCTTTGATAGCGATACGACTGTGACTGTAGTTGAAGTATATATGAGTAAGATTCGTAAGAAACTAAAAGATACTGACTTTGCCCAAAATTTAGCTACATTGCGTAATGTCGGCTATATTTTACGGTAA
- a CDS encoding sensor histidine kinase encodes MKKIIEKIKSMPIVKNDGKNFLHFFLDFTIIFFALTVIILQVLTSGVYKSTDQNLRDLASNPDILRALALNQSGVNQGSLEIDQGNYNPTNSIVMYDENGTVLNPTGGIGTTKATNGSHQQVFTVDLVRYQLERTAKLDKDALGQIKSISIRNPYGADWHYRYVTLAMPPSNTLDASPGANSMAYIQVFSNVDQLQDSLSRSNFIIITTMVMFWFISVIISLYLANWTLRPVMEAYEKQKAFVENASHELRTPLAILQNRLELLFQNPNATIIDESENISESLSEVRNMRLLTSNLLNMARQDNNIKINPEATDKEFFEAIFSNYHLLAESSEKSLKTSLKFDGSMSLDQSLVKQLLTILFDNAMKYTGEDGEIQVDVQRNGLTLMLSVADNGEGISDEDKKKIFDRFYRVDKARTRQKGGLGLGLSLAQQIAEAHNGRIIVEDNSPRGTKFVVRLRTNISPKSAKVNKK; translated from the coding sequence ATGAAAAAAATAATAGAAAAAATAAAATCGATGCCAATTGTGAAAAATGATGGGAAAAACTTCCTTCATTTTTTTCTAGATTTCACGATTATTTTCTTTGCCTTGACGGTAATCATTTTACAGGTCTTGACAAGTGGAGTCTATAAGTCAACGGATCAAAATCTACGTGATTTGGCTTCTAATCCAGATATTCTCAGAGCCTTAGCACTGAATCAATCGGGTGTCAACCAAGGATCTTTGGAGATCGACCAAGGAAACTATAATCCTACCAACAGTATCGTCATGTATGACGAAAATGGTACGGTTTTGAACCCGACAGGAGGGATAGGCACAACCAAAGCAACTAATGGTAGTCATCAGCAAGTCTTTACAGTAGATCTTGTCCGATATCAACTTGAACGAACGGCCAAGCTAGACAAAGATGCCCTCGGGCAAATCAAGTCCATATCGATACGAAATCCTTATGGAGCAGATTGGCATTATCGCTATGTGACTTTGGCTATGCCGCCTTCAAATACTCTTGATGCGAGTCCTGGGGCGAACAGTATGGCTTATATCCAAGTTTTTAGCAATGTGGATCAGCTCCAAGACAGTTTGAGTCGTAGTAACTTTATTATCATTACCACTATGGTTATGTTCTGGTTTATCTCAGTGATTATCAGTTTGTATCTGGCTAACTGGACCCTGCGCCCCGTGATGGAGGCCTATGAAAAACAGAAAGCCTTTGTGGAAAATGCCAGTCATGAATTGCGGACGCCGCTCGCCATTTTACAAAACCGTTTGGAGTTACTTTTCCAAAATCCTAATGCGACAATTATTGATGAGTCGGAAAATATATCAGAGAGCTTGTCTGAAGTGCGTAATATGCGTTTGTTAACCAGCAACCTCCTGAATATGGCACGACAAGATAATAATATTAAGATTAATCCAGAAGCAACAGATAAAGAGTTCTTTGAAGCAATTTTTAGTAACTACCACCTTCTGGCAGAAAGCTCTGAAAAGTCACTTAAAACTTCTTTAAAATTTGATGGTAGCATGAGTTTAGACCAAAGCTTAGTGAAACAACTTTTAACTATCCTCTTTGATAATGCCATGAAATATACAGGAGAAGATGGTGAGATTCAAGTTGATGTTCAAAGAAATGGATTGACACTTATGCTGAGTGTGGCCGATAATGGTGAAGGTATTAGTGATGAAGATAAGAAGAAAATCTTTGATCGCTTTTACCGTGTGGATAAGGCCAGAACACGTCAAAAAGGTGGTTTAGGACTTGGCCTTTCCTTAGCACAGCAAATTGCTGAAGCACACAATGGTCGAATCATCGTCGAAGATAATTCTCCACGTGGCACAAAATTTGTTGTACGATTACGAACCAATATATCTCCAAAATCAGCAAAAGTGAACAAAAAGTAA
- a CDS encoding 1-deoxy-D-xylulose-5-phosphate synthase — protein sequence MTILDKVKEPADLQKLNRTELTELAEDVRRAVLNKVSQIGGHTGPNLGVVELTIALHKVFQSPVDKFVWDVSHQTYPHKILTGRKKGFEDGHFHDITGYTSQEESEHDFFTVGHTSTSVANAMGLAKARDLTDKKGNIIAVLGDGSLSGGLALEAISNAGAYDKNFILILNDNQMSIAENHGGIYKGLAELRETKGQSTNNMFKAFGLDYKYVADGNNLDTLIALFEEVKDIDHPIVLHINTEKGHGYQPAIDMKEAFHWRSPFNLSDGSLKNTNSAKNYTRIILDYMEEKVAEGMPLVAVNGGIPMINNLKEFAEKHPENYVDAGIAEQYVTTFGGAVAAGGARAMIFHNSTFMQRAYDQFLHDLAINKEPAVVIVKSASISGSDKTHQGSFAIGMLSNIPDLVYLAPTSEEEVISMLDWALTQKENPVILQIPEHGVESHPSSLKDFSKAQYEVVQKGSEVAILALGGLFSHGQKIVTALEKVDIKATLVNPLFVAELDKESLSKLTENHKVFVTLEDGILDGGFGQKVASYLGKFGVKTLNYGADKEFNDSVAVEELYDRYHLTPELMIADILEALK from the coding sequence ATGACGATTTTAGATAAAGTAAAAGAGCCAGCAGATTTGCAAAAGCTCAACCGTACAGAGTTGACAGAACTTGCTGAGGATGTCCGTAGAGCAGTTTTGAATAAAGTGAGTCAAATCGGTGGGCATACTGGACCTAACCTTGGTGTGGTAGAGTTAACCATTGCCTTACATAAGGTCTTTCAGTCACCTGTGGATAAATTTGTGTGGGATGTGAGTCACCAAACTTATCCCCATAAAATTTTAACAGGACGTAAAAAAGGTTTTGAAGATGGGCATTTTCATGACATCACAGGTTATACCAGTCAAGAAGAATCCGAGCATGATTTCTTTACTGTTGGGCACACTTCGACATCTGTGGCGAACGCTATGGGGCTTGCAAAAGCGCGCGATTTGACAGATAAAAAAGGCAATATTATTGCTGTATTGGGTGATGGTTCACTCTCTGGTGGACTTGCTCTCGAAGCGATTAGCAACGCGGGTGCTTATGATAAAAACTTTATCCTTATTCTCAATGATAATCAAATGTCCATTGCGGAAAATCATGGGGGTATTTATAAAGGTTTAGCAGAGTTGCGTGAGACCAAAGGGCAATCTACAAATAATATGTTTAAAGCTTTTGGCTTAGACTATAAGTATGTGGCAGATGGCAATAACCTTGATACGCTCATCGCTTTATTTGAAGAAGTGAAAGATATTGATCATCCTATTGTTTTACACATCAATACTGAAAAAGGTCATGGTTACCAACCCGCTATTGATATGAAAGAAGCCTTTCACTGGCGTTCACCTTTTAATTTATCAGATGGGTCTTTGAAAAATACCAACTCAGCTAAAAATTACACGCGCATTATTCTTGATTACATGGAAGAAAAGGTGGCAGAGGGTATGCCGCTGGTAGCTGTTAATGGTGGCATTCCGATGATAAATAATCTCAAGGAATTTGCTGAGAAACACCCCGAAAATTATGTTGATGCGGGTATAGCTGAACAGTATGTCACAACATTTGGTGGAGCCGTTGCAGCCGGAGGTGCACGCGCCATGATTTTCCACAATTCTACCTTTATGCAACGTGCGTATGACCAGTTCTTACATGACTTAGCAATCAACAAAGAACCAGCTGTCGTGATTGTAAAATCAGCTTCTATTTCTGGTTCTGACAAAACACACCAAGGCAGTTTTGCTATTGGTATGCTTTCAAACATTCCAGATCTTGTCTACCTTGCTCCAACGAGTGAAGAAGAAGTGATTTCTATGCTGGATTGGGCTTTGACTCAAAAAGAAAATCCCGTCATTTTACAAATACCTGAACATGGTGTTGAGAGCCATCCATCAAGCCTGAAAGATTTTAGTAAGGCGCAGTACGAAGTTGTGCAAAAAGGTTCAGAAGTTGCGATTCTCGCACTTGGTGGTCTCTTTAGTCATGGACAAAAGATTGTGACAGCTCTTGAAAAAGTAGATATAAAAGCAACTCTTGTTAATCCTCTCTTTGTGGCTGAGCTTGATAAGGAAAGCTTAAGTAAGTTAACAGAAAACCATAAAGTATTTGTGACGTTGGAAGATGGCATTCTAGATGGTGGATTCGGTCAAAAAGTTGCAAGTTATTTAGGCAAATTTGGTGTTAAAACACTAAACTATGGTGCAGACAAAGAATTTAATGACTCTGTAGCTGTAGAAGAACTCTATGACCGTTATCACTTAACGCCTGAACTTATGATTGCGGATATCCTAGAGGCTCTAAAATAA
- the yidD gene encoding membrane protein insertion efficiency factor YidD has translation MKKVLVKTVHGYQRFISPLLPPACRYYPTCSNYMIQAIEKHGAAKGIAMGSARLLRCHPFCTPGYDLVPDKFSLRRNFEVPQEDTKET, from the coding sequence ATGAAAAAAGTTTTAGTAAAAACCGTGCATGGTTATCAGAGATTTATTTCTCCTCTTTTACCTCCCGCTTGCCGCTATTATCCAACCTGCTCAAATTATATGATTCAAGCGATTGAAAAGCATGGCGCAGCCAAAGGTATTGCTATGGGCTCAGCTCGGCTATTGCGGTGTCATCCTTTTTGTACACCCGGTTATGATTTGGTTCCTGATAAGTTTTCCTTGAGAAGAAACTTTGAGGTTCCTCAAGAGGACACTAAGGAAACTTAG
- a CDS encoding ABC transporter ATP-binding protein, protein MYFGAKHINVSYGKKQVLKDVSLEIEKGKTTAIIGINGSGKSTLLKALGRLIKYEGEVIYDDKLLTSRSNLEIAKILTLLPQTMQAPSDITVYELVSLGRFPHQKLTQQNLSETDREFVEKVMKETEIWDLRDQQVAQLSGGQRQRAFITMILAQDSEIILLDEPTTYLDLLHQLDILKLLKSFAEKMQKTVVYVIHDLNHAARFADNLVIVKEGEIFAAGTVEDLFTEEVIHESFGLQVRLGRDLFCQTLMITGVKNED, encoded by the coding sequence ATGTATTTTGGGGCAAAACACATCAACGTATCTTACGGGAAAAAGCAGGTTTTGAAAGATGTTTCTTTGGAAATTGAAAAAGGAAAAACCACTGCTATCATCGGAATAAATGGATCAGGTAAATCAACCTTATTAAAAGCCTTGGGACGTTTAATAAAGTATGAGGGTGAAGTTATCTATGACGATAAACTTCTCACAAGTCGAAGCAACTTAGAGATTGCTAAAATCTTAACCTTGCTTCCGCAAACCATGCAGGCGCCGAGTGATATCACCGTTTATGAACTGGTTAGTCTAGGACGTTTCCCTCATCAAAAGCTTACGCAGCAAAACCTATCAGAAACAGATAGGGAATTTGTGGAGAAAGTCATGAAGGAGACGGAAATTTGGGATTTACGTGATCAGCAAGTTGCGCAACTTTCGGGAGGACAGCGTCAAAGAGCATTTATCACGATGATTCTAGCGCAGGACAGTGAGATTATCCTTTTGGATGAACCCACAACATATCTTGATCTCCTCCATCAACTGGATATCTTGAAATTGCTTAAAAGCTTTGCGGAGAAAATGCAAAAAACTGTGGTTTATGTTATTCATGATTTAAACCATGCTGCGCGTTTTGCCGATAATTTGGTCATCGTTAAAGAGGGTGAAATTTTTGCAGCAGGTACTGTGGAAGATTTATTCACAGAAGAAGTTATTCATGAAAGTTTTGGCTTGCAAGTGCGCTTAGGTCGTGATCTTTTCTGTCAAACTTTGATGATTACAGGGGTTAAAAATGAAGATTAG
- a CDS encoding FecCD family ABC transporter permease — protein sequence MKIRKYSRQVTVALLLILFLSVLYLMLGEQNYSLSQFWQENVVLQLRLPRLFALVFVGILLSSSGLLVQTMTGNPIAEVSTLGISGGASFALALLLVFKLSTGGWLGTAVASVGAFIALVVVAFLTVKSKFQPMKVVLVGTSVGLFATSLASILTFYSKNMQSYFLWIVGSFSGITMVKLKILAAVTLLFVCLILLLSNQIKVLAFGEEMATSLGVSVNRLRLLIMLLVALASGVTVSSVGVISFVGLMAPHLAGRVVGSHFLKKFFMSNLIGVLLLLIADLLARNLFKPYEFPAGSLTLLVGAVFFIYMMRQEER from the coding sequence ATGAAGATTAGAAAATATTCAAGACAGGTCACTGTTGCCCTTCTACTCATCCTTTTCCTCTCGGTCCTTTATCTGATGCTTGGCGAGCAAAATTATAGTTTGAGTCAATTTTGGCAAGAAAATGTGGTTTTGCAACTGCGCTTGCCTCGGCTTTTTGCCTTAGTTTTTGTCGGCATTCTTTTGTCTAGCTCTGGTCTCTTAGTCCAAACAATGACGGGAAATCCGATAGCTGAAGTATCTACACTAGGCATATCAGGAGGTGCAAGCTTTGCGCTTGCCCTTCTCCTTGTTTTTAAACTTTCCACAGGTGGTTGGTTAGGGACAGCTGTTGCGAGTGTAGGGGCTTTTATTGCGCTAGTAGTGGTGGCTTTTTTAACGGTGAAGAGTAAGTTTCAACCTATGAAAGTTGTACTTGTAGGGACATCTGTTGGTCTATTTGCCACAAGTCTTGCAAGTATCTTGACTTTTTATAGCAAAAATATGCAGTCTTATTTTTTATGGATTGTAGGTTCCTTCTCAGGTATCACTATGGTAAAGCTAAAGATTTTGGCCGCTGTCACGCTCCTTTTTGTGTGTCTGATATTACTTCTTTCTAACCAGATAAAGGTTCTTGCTTTTGGTGAAGAAATGGCGACGAGCTTAGGAGTATCGGTGAATAGGCTGAGACTATTGATTATGCTTCTGGTGGCTCTTGCCAGTGGTGTTACAGTTTCGAGTGTCGGAGTGATTAGTTTTGTTGGGTTAATGGCTCCACATCTCGCAGGACGTGTTGTAGGCAGCCATTTTTTGAAGAAGTTCTTCATGTCCAACTTAATCGGGGTTTTACTTTTGCTTATCGCAGATTTACTGGCGCGTAATTTGTTTAAACCTTACGAATTTCCCGCTGGAAGTCTGACATTGTTGGTGGGTGCCGTCTTCTTTATCTATATGATGCGTCAGGAGGAAAGATGA
- a CDS encoding FecCD family ABC transporter permease codes for MKKKFLFLFLALVALVAIDLTHFSTDWDLLSLLIPQFRLPRLFVVLIAAISLSMAGLIIQTTVDNPLADAGTMGITSGASAGAVFFLLLSQWLKLSGIWLFMYPFFAVLGALVAFALLYQLALKKNASNIRVLLIGLGITALFQALITLAQLSINSFDFQQVAVWLSGDVWQTDLTFILFTFVLLIVGFLIFYFLRKKLEILSLGEEMATSLGLDVGRSKMQFYLIALLFASIGVLLVGGLAFIGLIAPHIARELVGFESKKRAGATILVAMIILLLADSLSQTIIAPSSLPLGFMVALIGAPYYIYLIQKI; via the coding sequence ATGAAAAAGAAATTTTTATTTTTATTTCTCGCTTTGGTCGCGCTTGTAGCTATTGATTTGACCCACTTCTCCACAGATTGGGATCTTCTTTCTTTATTGATTCCACAGTTTAGGTTGCCACGTTTGTTTGTTGTATTGATTGCTGCCATTTCTTTATCGATGGCGGGCTTAATTATACAGACAACGGTAGACAATCCCCTAGCTGATGCGGGGACGATGGGAATTACCAGTGGCGCAAGCGCTGGCGCTGTGTTTTTTCTTCTCCTCAGTCAATGGTTGAAACTTTCAGGGATTTGGCTTTTTATGTACCCGTTCTTTGCTGTGCTGGGAGCTTTGGTAGCCTTTGCCCTGCTCTATCAGCTTGCCCTAAAGAAAAATGCCAGTAATATACGCGTTCTTCTTATTGGTCTCGGGATTACTGCTCTTTTTCAAGCTCTGATTACTTTGGCTCAGCTGTCTATCAACAGTTTTGATTTTCAGCAGGTAGCGGTCTGGCTCTCGGGTGATGTCTGGCAGACAGACCTTACTTTTATTCTGTTTACTTTTGTCTTGTTAATCGTTGGTTTCCTTATCTTTTATTTTCTCAGGAAAAAGTTGGAAATACTCAGTCTAGGAGAAGAGATGGCAACAAGTCTGGGCTTAGATGTCGGCAGAAGTAAAATGCAGTTTTACCTCATCGCTTTGCTTTTTGCTTCTATAGGCGTTTTGCTGGTTGGAGGCTTAGCTTTTATTGGTTTGATCGCTCCACATATAGCACGCGAGCTGGTTGGGTTTGAAAGCAAGAAGCGTGCTGGAGCAACAATCTTAGTGGCGATGATTATCTTGCTTTTAGCCGATAGTCTATCACAAACTATTATCGCCCCGTCCAGTCTTCCCCTTGGATTCATGGTTGCCTTGATTGGTGCACCTTACTATATATACTTGATACAAAAAATTTGA
- a CDS encoding iron-hydroxamate ABC transporter substrate-binding protein: protein MKHLKLFSLTLAAIGLLGLSACSNSDTAETQKDEKVTFTALNGEVKVPAHPERIAVQNYPDDVATLGANVIGTDSWAYPNPYLSDKQKENMADLGTPSFNLEKLIAQKPDLIVTVDKSQVSDYEKIAPTVLVNYQDMNNMDKSLDFFAKLLNREDEKKEFVEAFDKKADEQKAKLKEHGVNTSKSTISLLELQADKIYAYGSNFARGGQALTRGLGFQESAKMAELSKGIGYSEVNAESLKDFDADYIFIDFKNSDKAQYEALQKNPVWKNLKAVKEGHVITMDYDKVYFFGGPTASMTQLTDYTDALISQTK, encoded by the coding sequence ATGAAACACCTTAAATTATTTTCTTTAACTTTGGCAGCAATTGGACTCTTGGGACTATCTGCCTGTTCTAACTCTGATACAGCTGAAACACAAAAAGATGAAAAGGTAACTTTTACAGCCTTGAACGGTGAAGTAAAAGTGCCTGCTCATCCTGAACGCATCGCAGTGCAAAATTATCCAGATGATGTGGCAACTTTGGGAGCAAATGTAATAGGAACAGATTCGTGGGCTTATCCTAACCCTTATCTTTCAGATAAGCAAAAGGAAAACATGGCTGACTTAGGAACTCCAAGTTTTAACTTGGAAAAACTGATTGCTCAAAAACCAGACTTGATTGTTACAGTAGATAAGAGTCAAGTTTCTGACTACGAAAAAATAGCGCCAACTGTTCTGGTGAATTATCAAGATATGAACAACATGGATAAGTCTTTAGATTTCTTTGCAAAATTACTCAATCGTGAAGATGAAAAGAAAGAATTTGTCGAAGCATTTGATAAAAAAGCGGATGAACAAAAAGCGAAGCTCAAAGAACATGGTGTGAATACATCCAAATCAACAATTTCCCTTTTGGAATTACAAGCAGACAAAATATATGCTTACGGCAGTAACTTTGCCCGTGGTGGGCAAGCACTGACTCGGGGTCTAGGTTTCCAAGAATCTGCCAAAATGGCAGAGCTCTCAAAAGGGATAGGCTACTCTGAAGTTAATGCTGAAAGTCTAAAAGATTTTGATGCAGACTATATCTTTATTGATTTCAAAAATTCAGATAAGGCGCAATACGAAGCTCTTCAAAAAAATCCAGTATGGAAGAATCTGAAGGCAGTCAAAGAAGGACATGTTATTACAATGGACTACGACAAGGTTTATTTCTTTGGTGGACCAACAGCCTCTATGACACAACTTACTGACTATACAGATGCACTGATTAGCCAAACCAAATAA
- a CDS encoding MarR family winged helix-turn-helix transcriptional regulator — MKTDFDKINEWLIQLFHDCMNLEEQFLKDSDYPDVTVKELQQMTLIHTLGTCRATDIARNQKLALSTITITLNRLETKGYIKRERSDRDRRVAYIVLTEKGKALCASHSEFFRGISEKLMLSVYGTTENKLAGELEELHKSLENMK, encoded by the coding sequence ATGAAAACAGATTTTGACAAAATTAATGAATGGTTGATTCAACTTTTCCACGACTGCATGAACTTAGAAGAACAGTTCTTGAAGGATTCTGATTACCCAGATGTAACTGTGAAAGAACTTCAACAAATGACACTTATCCATACTTTGGGAACTTGCCGAGCTACAGATATTGCAAGGAATCAAAAATTAGCCCTTTCAACAATTACCATTACACTCAATCGCTTGGAAACTAAGGGATATATTAAGCGCGAACGTTCAGATCGTGATCGTCGTGTGGCCTATATCGTTTTGACTGAAAAAGGTAAGGCACTTTGTGCTTCACATAGTGAATTTTTCCGTGGAATTTCAGAAAAACTTATGTTGAGTGTTTACGGGACAACCGAAAACAAACTTGCAGGCGAACTTGAAGAATTACATAAGTCATTGGAGAATATGAAATAA
- a CDS encoding beta-ketoacyl-ACP synthase III, with product MPFAKITQVAHYVPDKIVSNDDLAKIMDTSDEWIYSRTGIKQRHITVDENTSDLAAKVGEQLLAQANLSADQIDFIIVATISPDSSMPSTAALVQAKIGAERAFAYDLTAACSGFVFALSTAEKLIAGGYKRGMVIGSEVLSKSIDWSDRSTAVLFGDGAGGVLLENTGTQPLIIAENLRTDGSRGGSLTSNYLALNPELDGQINHVTEFIKMDGRAIFDFATRDVPKNIQETLEKANLKPEDIDYFLLHQANSRILDKMAKKLGAERSQFLQNMQDYGNTSAASIPILLSESIKNGKLSLDEKSKIVQTGFGGGLTWGTLIINL from the coding sequence ATGCCTTTCGCTAAAATTACCCAAGTGGCACACTATGTGCCCGATAAAATTGTGTCAAATGATGATTTGGCAAAAATCATGGACACGAGTGACGAGTGGATTTATTCACGCACGGGTATTAAGCAGCGACACATCACAGTTGATGAAAATACCAGTGATTTAGCGGCTAAGGTAGGAGAACAATTATTGGCACAAGCGAACTTGTCTGCCGATCAAATTGATTTTATTATCGTAGCCACTATTTCGCCAGACAGCAGTATGCCCAGCACGGCAGCTTTGGTTCAAGCAAAGATTGGTGCAGAACGCGCCTTTGCCTATGACCTTACAGCAGCCTGCTCGGGCTTTGTATTCGCTTTGTCAACGGCTGAGAAGCTGATTGCAGGGGGATACAAACGTGGAATGGTTATTGGTTCGGAAGTCTTGTCTAAATCTATAGACTGGTCTGATCGCTCTACAGCTGTTCTTTTTGGAGATGGTGCAGGTGGTGTTCTTTTGGAGAACACAGGTACACAGCCTCTAATCATCGCAGAAAACTTACGGACGGATGGGAGCCGTGGCGGCTCGCTTACTTCTAATTATTTGGCGCTCAATCCAGAGCTTGATGGTCAAATAAACCATGTTACAGAATTTATAAAAATGGACGGACGTGCCATATTTGATTTTGCGACACGTGATGTTCCCAAAAATATCCAAGAGACTTTAGAAAAAGCAAACTTGAAACCAGAAGATATTGATTATTTTTTGTTGCATCAGGCTAATTCGCGCATTTTGGATAAAATGGCGAAGAAACTGGGCGCTGAGCGTAGTCAATTCCTACAAAATATGCAGGATTATGGCAATACAAGTGCAGCTTCCATACCTATTCTCTTGTCAGAATCCATAAAAAATGGTAAACTTTCTTTGGACGAAAAATCTAAGATTGTCCAAACAGGTTTTGGAGGCGGCCTCACATGGGGCACGCTGATTATCAATCTTTAA
- a CDS encoding acyl carrier protein has protein sequence MAVFEKVQDIIADELGKEKEEVTLETSFEELDADSLDLFQIINDIEDEFDVEVDTEADMKTVSDLVKYVEAQQ, from the coding sequence ATGGCAGTATTTGAAAAAGTACAAGACATCATCGCTGACGAACTCGGCAAAGAAAAAGAAGAAGTAACACTCGAAACTTCATTTGAAGAACTCGATGCTGACTCACTTGACCTTTTCCAAATCATTAACGATATCGAAGACGAATTCGATGTTGAAGTAGATACAGAAGCAGACATGAAAACAGTTTCTGATCTTGTTAAATATGTTGAAGCTCAACAATAA
- the fabD gene encoding ACP S-malonyltransferase, whose protein sequence is MKTAFLFSGQGAQRLGMAKDLYDEFAIVKETFDEASQVLGYDLRELIDNDETKLNETQYTQPAILTTSVAILRLLSEKGIKPDLVAGLSLGEYSALVASGALDFAEAVALVAKRGQYMTEAAPAGSGKMVAVMNTDAALIEEVCQKASERGIVSPANYNTPAQIVIGGQAEAVDYAVELLKEAGAKRLIELKVSGPFHTAILKPASEKLAQELEKIHFNNFKMDLISNTTAQVMPHSEIKALLTRQVMEPVRFYESVETMKELGAERFIEVGPGKVLSGFIKKIDKEASFTNVEDRESLDALLAE, encoded by the coding sequence ATGAAAACAGCATTTCTTTTTTCTGGTCAAGGCGCTCAACGATTGGGCATGGCTAAAGACCTTTATGATGAATTTGCCATTGTCAAAGAAACTTTTGATGAGGCAAGTCAAGTTTTGGGCTATGATCTTCGTGAGTTAATTGATAATGACGAAACAAAGCTCAATGAAACACAATACACACAGCCGGCAATCTTGACGACTTCTGTAGCTATTCTTCGTTTACTCTCTGAGAAGGGAATTAAACCTGATCTTGTTGCTGGTTTATCTTTGGGAGAATATTCTGCCTTAGTAGCCAGTGGAGCTCTCGACTTTGCTGAAGCTGTTGCCTTAGTTGCAAAACGCGGACAGTACATGACGGAAGCTGCACCTGCAGGTTCAGGGAAAATGGTTGCTGTGATGAATACTGATGCCGCATTGATTGAAGAAGTCTGTCAAAAAGCTTCTGAACGTGGTATTGTCAGTCCAGCTAACTACAACACTCCGGCACAAATCGTTATTGGTGGGCAAGCTGAAGCAGTAGATTATGCTGTTGAACTTCTCAAGGAAGCAGGAGCGAAACGTTTGATTGAACTCAAAGTTTCTGGTCCTTTCCATACTGCAATCTTAAAACCTGCAAGTGAGAAGCTCGCGCAGGAGTTGGAAAAGATTCATTTTAATAATTTTAAAATGGACCTTATTTCTAACACCACTGCCCAAGTCATGCCTCACTCAGAAATAAAAGCCCTCTTGACACGTCAAGTGATGGAGCCTGTACGTTTTTACGAATCAGTAGAAACGATGAAAGAATTAGGAGCGGAGCGCTTTATTGAAGTGGGTCCAGGAAAAGTTCTCTCAGGATTTATCAAAAAAATTGATAAGGAAGCAAGCTTCACAAATGTCGAAGATCGTGAATCTCTCGATGCTTTGTTGGCTGAATAA